The proteins below come from a single Aegilops tauschii subsp. strangulata cultivar AL8/78 chromosome 6, Aet v6.0, whole genome shotgun sequence genomic window:
- the LOC109740733 gene encoding protein TRANSPARENT TESTA GLABRA 1: MTIPIAFSGQNLTRTTLLCSGNSSVLLPCAAHCTRRPAAPSISTLVLTCQVSVHPPPAGVHETTRALKLPPHPRRKTITQARSPSSQRHKSTPKSTRNRANPLPMDQPKPTPSAAASPAGADAAPNPYAFTCELPHSIYALAFSPSAPVLAAGSFLEDLHNRVSLLCFDSVHPTAASFRAVPSLSFDHPYPPTKLQFNPRAASTPLLASSSDALRLWHAPLDDLSASAPAPELRSVLDNRKASASDFCAPLTSFDWNEIEPRRIGTASIDTTCTVWDIERGVVETQLIAHDKAVHDIAWGEAGVFASVSADGSVRVFDLRDKEHSTIVYESPRPDTPLLRLAWNRYDLRYMAALLMDSNAVVVLDIRAPGVPVAELHRHGGCVNAVAWAPQAARHLCSAGDDGQALIWELPEAPAAVPPEGIDPVLVYDAGAEINQLQWVAGHPDWMGISIENKVQLLRV; this comes from the coding sequence ATGACCATCCCGATCGCGTTTTCCGGTCAAAATCTCACTCGAACGACACTCCTTTGCTCTGGAAATTCGTCGGTCCTCCTCCCGTGCGCCGCGCACTGCACCCGTAGACCGGCGGCTCCATCGATTTCAACCCTCGTGCTCACTTGCCAGGTCTCCGTTCACCCGCCGCCCGCTGGAGTGCACGAGACGACGAGAGCGCTGAAACTTCCTCCACACCCCCGCCGTAAAACAATCACCCAGGCCAGGAGCCCCAGCAGCCAGCGGCACAAGTCCACCCCCAAATCCACACGGAACAGGGCAAACCCTCTCCCCATGGACCAGCCGAAGCCGACGCCGTCGGCGGCCGCCTCGCCGGCGGGGGCGGACGCGGCGCCCAACCCCTACGCCTTCACGTGCGAGCTCCCCCACTCGATCTACGCGCTGGCCTTCTCCCCCTCCGCGCCCGTCCTCGCCGCCGGGAGCTTCCTCGAGGACCTCCACAACCGCGTCTCCCTCCTCTGCTTCGACTCCGTCCACCCCACCGCCGCCTCCTTCCGCGCCGTCCCCTCCCTCTCCTTCGACCACCCCTACCCGCCCACCAAGCTCCAGTTCAACCCGCGCGCTGCCTCCACGCCCCTcctcgcctcctcctccgacgccCTCCGCCTCTGGCACGCCCCCCTCGACGACCTCTCCGCCTCCGCCCCCGCCCCCGAGCTCCGCTCCGTCCTCGACAACCGCAAGGCCTCCGCCTCCGACTTCTGCGCGCCCCTCACCTCCTTCGACTGGAACGAGATCGAGCCCCGCCGCATCGGGACCGCCTCCATCGACACCACCTGCACCGTCTGGGACATCGAGCGCGGCGTCGTCGAGACGCAGCTCATCGCGCACGACAAGGCCGTGCACGACATCGCCTGGGGGGAGGCCGGCGTCTTCGCCTCCGTCTCCGCCGATGGCTCCGTCCGCGTCTTTGATCTCCGGGACAAGGAGCACTCCACCATCGTCTACGAGAGCCCCCGCCCGGACACGCCGCTCCTCAGGCTTGCCTGGAACCGCTATGACCTACGGTACATGGCCGCCCTGCTCATGGACAGCAACGCCGTCGTTGTGCTCGACATACGCGCACCCGGGGTGCCTGTGGCCGAGCTACATCGGCATGGGGGATGCGTCAACGCTGTTGCGTGGGCACCGCAGGCTGCAAGACACCTCTGCTCCGCAGGGGACGACGGGCAGGCGCTCATCTGGGAGCTGCCTGAGGCACCGGCAGCAGTGCCTCCCGAAGGGATTGATCCAGTTCTTGTTTATGATGCGGGTGCCGAGATAAACCAGCTGCAGTGGGTGGCCGGACACCCGGACTGGATGGGCATTTCCATTGAGAACAAGGTCCAGCTTCTCCGGGTCTGA